A section of the Bacteroidota bacterium genome encodes:
- the hutH gene encoding histidine ammonia-lyase yields the protein MLILDGNSLTIEDVALVAHGQERDIRIAPEARTRIEHSRKLVEDWVANGETIYGITTGFGEFANISIPQDQIRQLQQNLLRSHSAGVGEPLPAEVVRAMLLLRANALAKGCSGVRSLVIEQLLKMLAADALPVIPSRGSVGSSGDLAPLAHLALAMTGEGYISMPIHGQDGRATQPAAEALRLMGIEPLRLEAKEGLALINGTQMMTAIGCLSLHRAQQLAELADISASMSFEALRATDRPFDARIHAARPHAGQMLVAGRMRRLIAGSEIRESHREHDPRVQDAYSIRCIPQVHGAVRDTIEFVRHTLEIEINSATDNPLIIPDEENGAHLEGGNFHGEPIAFALDYLAIATSELASISERRIERLVNGALSGGLPRFLAKNGGLNSGYMIAQYTAAALVSENKVLAHPASVDSIPTSGNQEDHNSMGSVAALKLRTVIENVERVLAIELLISAQGIDFLKPLRPGKGSGEAYDLVRSRVPMLEHDRNVSDDIAAVLALLKEPALFEIQ from the coding sequence ATGTTAATACTCGACGGTAATTCTCTCACGATCGAAGATGTCGCGCTCGTTGCTCACGGCCAGGAGCGGGATATTCGTATCGCTCCGGAAGCTCGCACCCGAATTGAACACTCTCGCAAGCTCGTTGAAGATTGGGTAGCAAACGGTGAAACGATATACGGCATCACGACTGGCTTCGGTGAGTTTGCGAACATCAGCATTCCACAGGACCAGATTCGTCAGCTCCAGCAGAATCTGCTTCGCTCGCATAGTGCCGGAGTTGGTGAACCGCTTCCTGCGGAAGTCGTTCGTGCCATGCTATTGCTGCGGGCTAATGCGCTGGCGAAGGGGTGCTCTGGTGTGCGGTCTCTCGTCATTGAGCAATTGTTGAAAATGCTGGCGGCGGATGCGCTGCCGGTCATTCCCTCGCGCGGTAGTGTTGGCTCGTCTGGCGATCTTGCTCCGCTGGCGCATCTGGCGCTAGCGATGACGGGGGAGGGTTACATTTCAATGCCGATTCACGGCCAGGATGGGCGCGCTACCCAACCCGCTGCCGAAGCTTTGAGGTTGATGGGAATTGAGCCGCTCCGGCTCGAAGCCAAGGAAGGTCTTGCGCTGATTAATGGTACACAGATGATGACGGCCATTGGCTGCCTGTCATTGCATCGCGCCCAGCAACTGGCCGAATTGGCGGACATTTCGGCTTCCATGTCATTTGAAGCCTTGCGAGCGACCGACCGGCCATTCGATGCACGGATTCATGCGGCAAGGCCGCACGCCGGCCAGATGCTCGTTGCCGGACGAATGAGGAGGTTGATCGCAGGCAGCGAAATTCGCGAGTCGCATCGCGAACATGACCCTCGAGTGCAAGATGCTTATTCCATCCGCTGCATTCCGCAAGTACATGGCGCAGTACGGGACACCATCGAGTTTGTTCGTCACACGCTGGAAATAGAAATCAACTCCGCAACGGATAATCCGCTAATCATTCCTGACGAGGAGAATGGTGCGCATCTCGAAGGAGGCAATTTCCACGGGGAGCCAATTGCGTTTGCTTTAGATTATCTGGCGATTGCCACCAGCGAACTGGCGAGTATCTCGGAACGCCGTATTGAGCGGCTCGTCAATGGTGCGCTCTCGGGCGGCTTGCCACGGTTTCTCGCGAAGAATGGTGGGCTCAACTCTGGCTACATGATCGCGCAATACACAGCGGCGGCGCTCGTCAGTGAAAATAAAGTGCTGGCACATCCGGCCAGCGTCGATTCCATTCCGACGAGCGGTAATCAGGAAGACCACAACTCGATGGGTTCTGTTGCGGCACTCAAGTTGAGAACGGTGATCGAAAATGTTGAGCGCGTCCTTGCCATTGAACTACTGATATCTGCACAGGGAATCGATTTCCTGAAGCCGCTGAGGCCGGGCAAGGGGAGTGGCGAAGCATACGATCTGGTGCGGTCACGTGTGCCGATGCTGGAGCACGACCGCAACGTTTCGGACGATATTGCGGCGGTGCTGGCGCTTCTGAAGGAGCCAGCTCTCTTTGAAATTCAATAG
- a CDS encoding DUF420 domain-containing protein produces the protein MTISDLPALNATLNGTSAVLLLVAHNRIKHGAIQQHRSLMIAAFTTSILFLISYLTYHFNAGVLHFGGTGIIRPMYFTLLTTHTILAAAVPVLATITLIFGLRGRYEKHRKIARWTYPIWLYVSATGVIIYFLLYQIYPTG, from the coding sequence ATGACCATTAGTGATCTCCCAGCCCTGAACGCCACGCTGAACGGCACGAGCGCGGTACTGCTGCTTGTCGCTCACAATCGCATCAAGCACGGCGCCATCCAACAGCATCGTTCACTGATGATCGCGGCATTCACAACCTCGATTTTGTTTCTGATTTCTTATCTGACCTATCATTTCAATGCCGGCGTGCTCCATTTTGGTGGGACTGGAATTATCCGTCCCATGTACTTCACCCTGCTCACAACTCACACCATCTTAGCTGCTGCAGTGCCGGTGCTCGCAACGATCACTCTCATTTTCGGCTTGCGAGGCCGATATGAGAAACATCGCAAGATTGCCCGCTGGACTTACCCAATCTGGCTTTACGTCAGCGCAACGGGCGTGATTATCTATTTCTTGTTATACCAGATCTACCCGACTGGGTGA
- a CDS encoding SCO family protein has product MNLRNSQRALWTVLVIALIAIGAFALSKWLGQRNAAPPLDDFGTIPNFSLVNERGQSVSRDDLKGHIWIADLFFTRCVTVCPIMTGQMHTLQTALKDQPEIRLVSFSADPTNDSISTLATYAAEHGANPKQWQFLTGPVSAIYAITKDGFHLPLDSVGGDQNPPIVHSTRFVLIDARGHIRGYYLGSEADVTKKVLAGIDALKNEHS; this is encoded by the coding sequence ATGAACTTGCGAAACTCCCAACGTGCTTTATGGACTGTTCTCGTCATTGCGCTAATCGCCATTGGTGCCTTTGCGCTATCAAAATGGCTGGGCCAACGCAACGCAGCGCCACCGCTCGATGATTTCGGGACGATTCCGAATTTTTCGCTTGTTAACGAACGCGGCCAGTCTGTTTCGCGTGATGACCTCAAAGGCCATATCTGGATCGCCGATCTTTTCTTCACGCGGTGCGTCACGGTCTGCCCCATTATGACAGGGCAGATGCACACACTGCAGACGGCCCTCAAAGATCAGCCGGAGATCCGACTTGTTTCCTTTAGCGCCGATCCGACCAATGATAGTATATCGACGCTCGCGACCTACGCCGCTGAGCATGGTGCCAACCCGAAGCAATGGCAATTCTTGACCGGCCCTGTCTCGGCCATTTACGCAATCACAAAGGATGGCTTTCACCTGCCGCTCGATAGTGTTGGCGGCGACCAAAATCCACCAATCGTCCATAGCACCCGCTTCGTGCTGATCGATGCGCGAGGTCACATTCGAGGATACTATCTCGGTTCGGAAGCGGACGTTACGAAAAAGGTGCTTGCCGGTATTGACGCATTGAAGAACGAACACTCTTAA
- a CDS encoding BamA/TamA family outer membrane protein: MRLLSRFLSARPLWRVMLLLVTLLAVQSGIVRAQFTAPPEREFPGAAPGEVDAIKFEGNQALSSDELATVIATKASGIWSTRLYRWTLKLFGAPRQKLEMSTLTRDTAALNLYYRDHGFLLARSTFTIGQNSNDLKLFNDYLRHEKLMRNPNEKKSNGPPSVADTVTFHIHEGPPFTISRVALAGLETLPNQFQPELTEHVTIKTGQQWSRAAAAKEIDRLTGIMIENGYPNFRYDTVVVENLEGRTTVNVSIYFTPGHRYRYGAVSIIYDTNTAEPTHVAIPVIKAQLMTDSGAWYKLSDIQRTEANLMKLGTFDLARVSLDTGYIRRLPDSLRDGAAIPLQVLLRMRRRQEVPLNVYAGTGSQGTVFGGGIGYTNRNLSQTADNFNFQVSYQPIPYTQQRFSASLDYLLPYIGLGRIPLITGLGLSRDIQREVSDTNIHAFTDTSASFHIGSNIIISQIDNRTALTPDLLFEFITGKGDSLIEAKGLLPHKQYNLLPSISYQDDRTNDPINPTEGNLISFSAELGWPDIKIGGHSSSAYLKLVPQIKFYHDLGTTGGDVIAARLRVGGSRVIRNGQFPSYNHRFFGGGASSNRGWTDQALLVSADSNAPVNQGGYNDLEFNLEYRYAPFRYAQEFTSWQKLSSPVRFVLFYDAGNVWDNILWDYPKTLSLHFMAQTIGLGFRYNTFFGALRADWGLKLYDPSGEFSTNTTPITPSSSGAWIFGHHLFGLGTSNWHFGVGQAF; this comes from the coding sequence ATGCGACTTCTCTCACGATTCCTTTCAGCGCGCCCACTGTGGCGAGTCATGTTGCTTTTGGTAACGCTCCTCGCGGTCCAGAGCGGCATTGTGCGAGCGCAATTCACCGCGCCGCCGGAACGGGAATTCCCTGGTGCGGCGCCAGGAGAGGTCGATGCCATAAAGTTTGAAGGCAATCAGGCACTCTCTTCCGACGAACTTGCGACGGTCATCGCGACGAAGGCGAGCGGCATTTGGAGCACACGCCTCTATCGTTGGACGTTGAAATTATTCGGCGCTCCGCGTCAGAAGCTCGAAATGAGCACCCTCACGAGAGATACGGCAGCACTCAACCTCTACTACCGCGATCACGGGTTTCTGCTGGCGCGGAGCACCTTTACCATTGGCCAGAACAGCAATGACTTGAAACTCTTCAACGATTATCTTCGGCATGAGAAGCTCATGCGGAATCCAAACGAAAAGAAGAGCAATGGCCCACCCAGCGTTGCGGATACGGTCACATTTCATATTCACGAAGGGCCGCCCTTTACCATTTCCCGCGTGGCGCTGGCAGGACTCGAGACCCTTCCAAACCAATTCCAGCCTGAACTTACCGAGCACGTAACGATCAAGACTGGGCAACAGTGGTCTCGCGCAGCCGCCGCCAAAGAGATCGACCGGCTGACCGGCATCATGATCGAGAATGGTTATCCGAATTTCCGATACGACACAGTCGTGGTGGAAAATCTCGAAGGACGAACGACCGTAAACGTCAGCATCTATTTCACGCCCGGCCATCGCTATCGCTATGGCGCCGTGAGTATTATCTATGACACGAACACGGCCGAGCCCACTCACGTCGCGATTCCCGTCATCAAGGCACAACTGATGACCGATAGTGGTGCGTGGTACAAACTCTCCGATATTCAACGGACGGAGGCGAACCTCATGAAGCTCGGTACATTCGATCTTGCGCGTGTATCGCTCGATACCGGATACATTAGGAGGCTTCCGGATTCACTCCGCGATGGTGCAGCAATACCGTTGCAAGTCTTACTTCGCATGCGGCGGCGGCAGGAGGTCCCACTCAATGTCTATGCGGGGACAGGTTCGCAAGGCACCGTGTTTGGCGGTGGCATTGGATACACCAATCGGAATCTTTCGCAGACCGCCGATAATTTCAATTTTCAAGTCTCCTATCAACCGATCCCTTATACACAACAACGGTTCAGCGCCAGTCTTGACTATCTCTTGCCATACATTGGGCTCGGACGAATTCCCCTCATCACAGGTCTCGGGCTGAGCCGGGACATCCAACGGGAAGTCTCCGATACGAATATTCACGCGTTTACCGATACGAGCGCCTCATTCCACATTGGCTCGAACATCATCATCAGCCAAATCGATAATCGCACTGCACTCACGCCAGATCTTCTGTTCGAATTCATTACCGGAAAGGGTGATTCGCTGATCGAGGCCAAAGGACTGTTGCCGCATAAGCAGTACAATCTGTTGCCCTCGATTTCGTATCAAGACGATCGGACCAACGACCCGATCAATCCAACGGAAGGAAACCTGATCTCCTTCTCTGCTGAATTAGGATGGCCTGACATTAAGATCGGAGGACACTCCAGTTCTGCTTACTTGAAACTCGTGCCACAGATCAAATTCTATCACGATCTCGGTACCACTGGCGGAGATGTTATCGCTGCGCGTTTGCGGGTGGGTGGGTCGCGAGTAATTCGCAACGGGCAATTCCCATCATATAATCACCGGTTCTTTGGCGGAGGAGCAAGTTCGAATCGCGGATGGACGGATCAGGCGTTGCTGGTTTCTGCGGATTCGAACGCTCCAGTCAATCAAGGTGGATACAACGATCTCGAATTTAATCTTGAATATCGCTACGCTCCGTTTCGATATGCGCAGGAATTCACGTCATGGCAAAAATTATCGAGTCCGGTTCGCTTCGTGCTCTTTTATGATGCGGGAAATGTCTGGGATAATATCTTGTGGGACTACCCGAAGACTCTTTCGTTACACTTTATGGCACAAACGATTGGACTCGGCTTTCGATACAATACCTTTTTCGGTGCACTACGAGCTGACTGGGGTTTGAAGCTCTATGATCCGAGTGGTGAGTTCTCAACCAATACAACTCCCATCACTCCATCTTCATCCGGCGCGTGGATCTTTGGGCATCACCTGTTCGGGCTCGGTACGAGCAATTGGCATTTTGGTGTCGGACAAGCATTCTAA
- a CDS encoding DUF2795 domain-containing protein: MLWTSELAQYLDDAPWPANKSELIDYCERIGAPPAVIRNLEEIEDEDEQFESIGEVWPDYSPEDDEFYYDDELNEY, encoded by the coding sequence ATGCTTTGGACTTCAGAATTAGCGCAATACCTCGACGACGCTCCTTGGCCGGCCAATAAGTCGGAATTGATCGACTATTGCGAGCGGATTGGCGCGCCGCCCGCCGTCATTCGGAACCTCGAAGAAATCGAGGACGAAGATGAGCAGTTTGAGTCGATCGGCGAGGTTTGGCCCGACTACTCGCCGGAAGACGACGAGTTTTATTACGACGACGAACTCAACGAGTATTGA
- a CDS encoding ABC transporter permease — MADPKDKKVNSPEYSAPMAASKPTLDGDLSVGISVGNEYLVGQQTSQAGSLPEEIPSGVESAAEAKRVAARAAVTQTFWSLVRHQFKKNRVAVYALWVVYFLFALAIFADVLANDKPLMTSYNGTLYFPVFKQYLVDLGIDRWSADLVLADWKELDDAGKLSTSIWPPIRYSESDEDLVNVLAAPGGHHLLGTDGIGRDVLSGMVHGSRIALTIGFVSMSFALVIGIILGAIAGFYGGWIDILISRLIEVVITLPTFFLIITVVAMVQHGSIWLIMVLIGVTSWPGIARFTRGEFLRVRNMDFVSAATALGFKDSRIVFRHVLPNALAPVMVTAAFGIAGAILLEAGLSFLGLGVPPTVVTWGSVLNDARNDIHAWWLAVFPGFAIFLAVVSYNLVGDGLRDALDPRLRD; from the coding sequence ATGGCAGACCCAAAGGATAAGAAAGTCAACTCTCCGGAATATAGCGCACCGATGGCCGCATCCAAGCCAACGCTGGATGGCGATCTTTCCGTAGGCATTTCGGTCGGCAACGAGTACCTTGTTGGACAACAAACCAGTCAGGCTGGCTCACTTCCAGAGGAAATTCCGTCCGGAGTTGAATCCGCTGCCGAAGCAAAGCGCGTTGCTGCCCGTGCTGCTGTTACGCAGACCTTTTGGTCGTTGGTCCGGCATCAATTCAAGAAGAATCGCGTCGCAGTGTACGCGCTTTGGGTTGTCTACTTCCTTTTTGCCTTAGCGATCTTTGCGGACGTGCTTGCCAACGATAAACCGTTGATGACAAGTTACAATGGCACGCTATACTTTCCAGTATTCAAACAGTATTTGGTCGATTTGGGCATCGATCGGTGGTCTGCGGACCTTGTACTCGCCGATTGGAAGGAATTGGATGATGCCGGAAAGCTTTCGACCAGTATTTGGCCGCCAATTCGTTATTCCGAATCTGACGAAGATCTCGTAAATGTCCTTGCCGCACCGGGTGGTCACCACCTTCTGGGTACGGATGGCATTGGTCGTGACGTACTTAGCGGAATGGTCCATGGTTCGCGGATCGCGTTGACAATCGGCTTTGTATCCATGTCATTCGCGCTCGTAATTGGTATTATCCTGGGGGCGATTGCTGGCTTTTATGGTGGATGGATCGATATTCTGATCTCTCGATTGATCGAGGTGGTCATTACACTCCCGACCTTCTTTCTCATTATTACAGTCGTGGCGATGGTCCAGCATGGATCAATCTGGCTGATTATGGTGCTGATCGGCGTAACGAGTTGGCCTGGGATTGCCCGGTTCACCCGTGGCGAGTTCCTACGAGTACGCAACATGGATTTCGTTTCCGCCGCTACGGCGCTGGGCTTCAAGGATTCCCGCATCGTGTTCCGGCATGTATTGCCCAACGCGCTCGCGCCGGTTATGGTAACCGCCGCATTTGGGATCGCAGGAGCAATTCTACTGGAGGCAGGGCTTTCATTCTTGGGTTTGGGCGTGCCGCCCACTGTCGTCACCTGGGGTAGCGTTCTCAATGATGCGCGAAACGATATTCACGCTTGGTGGCTTGCTGTATTTCCAGGCTTTGCCATCTTCCTGGCGGTCGTTTCCTACAATCTTGTTGGCGATGGCCTCCGCGATGCACTTGATCCGCGGCTGCGAGATTAG
- a CDS encoding ABC transporter permease — MFQYIVRRVLLFIPTLFFVTVISFGIIQMAPGDPAELKAGVGSEGAQRGNQQLNEQIIKQIRAQWHLDKPIWYWSIFSDAKDSTGELKPLRDRIHFAWNGTNNQYHLWMGDLLHLNFGKSFQDQRPVIDKIMERLPITATLALISEFLAFIIAIPIGIYSAAKQREGGKVDKSISTILFILYSLPGFWVATMLIIFFGGGDFLAWFPNNGIHGMDYPYPTWWANTGDLLWHIALPIVCYTYASLASLSRFMRASMLDVIRQDYIRTARAKGLSEKIVVYKHALRNSLIPIITIIAGTLPALIGGSFIIETIFSIPGLGLLGVSAVFARDYPIVLADFVISSVLVLAGILLADILYSVVDPRIAFSKRTG; from the coding sequence ATGTTTCAATACATCGTACGCCGGGTACTCCTGTTTATCCCGACGCTCTTCTTCGTCACCGTTATTAGTTTCGGCATCATCCAGATGGCTCCGGGGGATCCCGCAGAGCTAAAAGCTGGGGTTGGCTCCGAAGGTGCGCAGCGTGGAAACCAGCAGCTTAATGAGCAGATCATCAAGCAAATCCGCGCCCAGTGGCACCTCGATAAGCCAATTTGGTACTGGTCCATTTTTTCGGACGCAAAGGATTCGACCGGCGAGCTTAAGCCGCTTCGCGATCGAATTCACTTCGCCTGGAATGGTACCAACAACCAATACCACCTCTGGATGGGTGATCTCCTGCACTTGAATTTCGGAAAGTCATTTCAGGACCAGCGTCCTGTGATCGATAAGATCATGGAGCGCCTGCCGATCACGGCGACGCTCGCGCTGATCTCCGAATTCCTGGCGTTCATTATCGCCATTCCGATTGGAATATACTCCGCAGCAAAACAGCGCGAAGGGGGCAAGGTCGATAAATCCATATCTACGATTCTCTTCATCCTCTATTCGTTGCCAGGCTTCTGGGTCGCAACGATGCTGATTATCTTTTTCGGCGGGGGTGATTTCCTTGCGTGGTTCCCTAACAACGGAATCCACGGCATGGACTATCCCTACCCGACCTGGTGGGCAAACACCGGCGACTTGCTCTGGCACATCGCGCTTCCGATCGTATGCTATACCTACGCGAGTTTGGCAAGTCTCTCCCGCTTTATGCGCGCATCGATGCTCGATGTTATCCGTCAGGACTACATTCGCACCGCCAGAGCCAAGGGACTTTCGGAGAAGATCGTAGTCTATAAGCACGCGCTTCGCAATTCGCTCATTCCGATCATTACCATTATCGCTGGTACGTTGCCCGCGCTGATCGGCGGATCGTTCATCATCGAGACGATCTTCTCAATCCCCGGATTAGGACTATTGGGAGTCAGCGCGGTTTTCGCTCGTGACTATCCGATCGTGCTCGCAGATTTCGTAATTTCCTCAGTGCTCGTGCTCGCTGGAATTCTCCTGGCCGACATCCTCTATTCAGTTGTCGATCCTCGGATCGCATTTTCCAAGCGAACTGGATAA
- a CDS encoding RNA polymerase sigma factor, whose translation MRETFQAFIAGDDSAFSELYRELNPRLAAYCHKLARDHAADIVQSVWERVIELRTRPKMNAPRGVGFLFVTARNLIIDEHRKRKNEIPFDEDGTDVTHRSDATHLSHVAECEEATDLECIILDALEKLSFEDREVLVLNIYSGYKFGEIAEMQGKSVDAIWARASRARIHLREIVRAEARRLGVGLPDHPPSLPAGNPRGDSKKEIVYG comes from the coding sequence ATGCGCGAGACCTTTCAGGCATTCATAGCGGGCGATGACAGTGCCTTCTCCGAGCTATACCGCGAACTGAATCCGCGGCTGGCAGCGTATTGCCATAAACTCGCTCGGGACCATGCTGCGGACATCGTGCAAAGCGTTTGGGAGCGCGTGATCGAGCTAAGAACTCGACCAAAGATGAACGCGCCACGCGGTGTCGGCTTTCTCTTTGTGACCGCGCGAAACCTTATTATCGACGAGCATCGCAAAAGAAAAAATGAAATTCCATTCGATGAGGATGGGACTGATGTGACTCACAGGTCCGATGCGACCCATTTGTCCCATGTTGCCGAATGCGAGGAGGCAACAGACCTCGAATGCATCATTCTCGATGCGCTCGAAAAATTATCGTTCGAGGACCGCGAAGTTCTGGTGCTAAATATTTATAGCGGCTATAAATTTGGCGAGATCGCCGAGATGCAGGGGAAATCTGTCGATGCTATTTGGGCGCGAGCATCGCGCGCGCGAATTCACTTAAGGGAGATCGTCAGAGCAGAAGCGAGACGTCTCGGGGTTGGATTGCCCGATCATCCTCCATCGCTCCCCGCTGGCAACCCTCGGGGAGATTCAAAGAAAGAAATAGTGTATGGATAA